The DNA window CACCTGCGTCCGTCCCGCCCGTAGCAGATGCCGCTTCGTCCGGTCCTTCATATAGCTTGCTCGGCCCAAATAGGAAGCCAAATCCAGGTAGCGGCCGTCCGGCTTCTCCTCGTAGAAGCCGACCTCTAGGTCGAAGTCGCATTTGTTGGTGACCACTTGCAGGTTCGCCTGGAACAGGCCATCGATTTCGACAGGTGCCTGGAGTTCTTCAGTCCTGAAGACCAGCGCGTTGCGTGTATCTGGGGCACCAGGCGGAAGGCTCAGATCGACGTCGTGACGATCCGCCAAATCGACCAGAAGCGCCGGAGGGACCGCCTTGGTTGGCAGCCCGCTAAACAGCAAACCCTCTCCGTCGCGTGTTCCGGACAGATACAGGCGTCGCCGACCAGTGGCCATGCCTGCCAGGGTCGAGACGTGCCGCCACGTGTTTGCACCCATGACCTGGAAATTGATGCGATCGCTCAGTATTGCGGGCATGGGCGCACCACGGAAGACATGATCAAACCAGTCCAATCTCACGTCTTGAAGATCGATCAGGGCCACCTTGTCCACCACATCCCCACGGACGCTGGCGAGGACCCCGCTCTGCATCGCAGTGTGGTGATAGGGCCCGACGAGCAGGCGATGATCGGCGTTGGGCCTGTAGCTGTAATGCTCCTCAAGATAATAGAGGGCACCGACCATGCCAGGGTCGTAATAGCCTGTCTGAACCAGCACCGGGATATCGATCGCTGAAAACTCGCGACCGTAGGGAATAAGCCGCTGCCAGAATCGATCGTAGTCAGGGTGGTCCAGCCAAGCATCAAAGATGGGGTTGGGCGTGCCATCGATCCTGTCCAGGTCGCGGTAGGGCGCCCCGCTGCGATACCACTGTCGCTGCATCCGCTGCCATCGGGCCCGGTCCTGGTAGGTCTTGTCGTCCAGGCCCTTGCCGCTGGCGGTGTAGAACGGCCATGGATAGATGAAGCTCTGGAAGACGCCGCCCTGCATCGGGGTGTCGATGCCAGGCGCATTAGTCGCATTGGTCGCCATCGCCTTCAGCGCCGGTGGACGGCGCTTGGCCGCTGCCCACTGCGTGAATCCGTTGTAGCTCCCGCTGAACATCCCCACCCGGCCGTCGCTCCACGGTTGGTTCGCAAGCCAATCGATCACCGTGGCGGCATCGTCACCATCGTGGAGGTAAGGCACCACCGGGCCCGGGCTGCTGCCTCGCCCCTTGCCGCGTGTATAAGCGACCACCCCGACATAGCCACGTCCGGCCATCTGAACCGCGTCGGCGAGCGACCAGTCATCGCGCGCGTAGATGGTGAAATTCAGCAGCGCGGTCAGCCGCGTGCCATCCGTATGACGCTGGCGCACCATCAGCGCCGCGATCCGCGCGCCATCGGAGGTAGGGATCAGGACCTGCTGTATCGAGAAACGCCGGTCCAGGTCGGCCCTCAGCATTGGTTCCAGCGCGGGCCCGAGCGCGCGCCAGACCGCAGTCGCCTCGCGCGCCGTGATCAAGGCCTGCGGCGCAGCGCACTTGCCCCGGGCAAGATCCGGGCAGGCGCGCTCCTGTTTGGCCTGCTCCTCCCGGAGCGCGTCGAGATTGACCTGGAACCAGGGCAGGATCCGGGCGATGTCGCGGTCCGGGAGGCTGGCGAAAAGCTCGGAGAACGCCTGAGCCAACGCATCGCCAAGTAACTGATCCTCGGTCTGGTGGACTTTTGCCCTGGCATAGAGCTGCCAAGGCACCAAGGCCGGGACGCGCCTTGGTTCGACCGAGCGATACAAGTCGCTCAGCTTGGCCAGCGTCGCTTCCGCCGCGGCATAGCGCCCGACGAACAGCTGCAGCCGATACAGCGTCGCCAGGTCCTCCGGTTTGCCGGAGGCTGCGTAACGGGGAATCAGCGCCGAGGCCACCGCCACGTCTGACACGGCCTCGGTGGAAGCCGATGCCCCGCTGAGGAAACACACAAACAGGCTTGCCAGGACAATGAAACGCAGGCGGGACAGGATCATGCGGGGCGCTCCTCCGGACTGGGCCGGATGGCGATGCCTCCTGCTCACCCAGTCATGTTGTTGGAGGGCGATCGTCTTGAATCTACCGCTCGCCGTGTCGGAAATTCGGCGAGCGGACACTTCCGGACGGCGAACCAGACCTTGCAGCGGTCAAAGCACCCGGCTCCGCAGCAGGCTCGCGCCTTCCCGGCTGGTCGAGATGGTCTGCCCGGTCTCCAGATGCAGCAGCAAGCGCCCGCCGCCCGCAGGCTCCAGGCGCGCGATGCGGTCGGTATTGACGATCCAGGAACGATGGACGCGGACGTACCGGGTCGGATCCAGGGAATTGGCGAACTCGGCCAAGGTGACCCGGACCAGATGCTTCGCTGTCAGGGTCGTCACTTCCGCGTAGTCGCCCGCGCCCCCGATGCTGACGACCGATTCGATATCGAGCGGGCGAAGCTCGTCGCCGATCTTGACGAAGTAGCGGGACAGCGCGGCGTCCACCCGCGCTTCTGGTTCCTGTGGCCGGAGGGGTGCCGTCGGTTCAGGCACATGCTCCAGGCACGGCGCATCGTCAGAGGCACCTGCCGTCGCGGCGCCGGCGCCTGCCGACCCGCACGCAACCTCGCCGACGTCGGGTTGTGGCGTTGTCCGTGACTGCGCCGAAAGGTAGGACACCGCCGCGATCAGCGCGTAGGTCGTCAGATTCTGGAGCGACTGCCAGGCCGCTCCGCCGGACTTGAAGGGGCGCACGACGAAGCCTTCGGGCGCGGCGCCGAAGAAAAAACCGAGCAGCACGATGAGCAGCCAGTACGACAGGAGCATGAACATCGCGCACAGCAGGGCATGGGCCAGCAGTTGAACGACGGCAGGCTTGCCGATCAAGTGTCTGACTACGATCCGCCTCACCACCCAACCGAAGATCACCACGGGAAGGGTGTTGGCCAAGCCTCCCAGCAGTGCGCCAACGACGTCCAGGCCAAGCGCCAACCGGAGCGTGACCGTGTACGCCCCAAAGATGGCCAGGACCGTCCAAAGGTCCGAGTTGCGCTGCTTCA is part of the Pseudoxanthomonas sp. JBR18 genome and encodes:
- a CDS encoding CocE/NonD family hydrolase — its product is MILSRLRFIVLASLFVCFLSGASASTEAVSDVAVASALIPRYAASGKPEDLATLYRLQLFVGRYAAAEATLAKLSDLYRSVEPRRVPALVPWQLYARAKVHQTEDQLLGDALAQAFSELFASLPDRDIARILPWFQVNLDALREEQAKQERACPDLARGKCAAPQALITAREATAVWRALGPALEPMLRADLDRRFSIQQVLIPTSDGARIAALMVRQRHTDGTRLTALLNFTIYARDDWSLADAVQMAGRGYVGVVAYTRGKGRGSSPGPVVPYLHDGDDAATVIDWLANQPWSDGRVGMFSGSYNGFTQWAAAKRRPPALKAMATNATNAPGIDTPMQGGVFQSFIYPWPFYTASGKGLDDKTYQDRARWQRMQRQWYRSGAPYRDLDRIDGTPNPIFDAWLDHPDYDRFWQRLIPYGREFSAIDIPVLVQTGYYDPGMVGALYYLEEHYSYRPNADHRLLVGPYHHTAMQSGVLASVRGDVVDKVALIDLQDVRLDWFDHVFRGAPMPAILSDRINFQVMGANTWRHVSTLAGMATGRRRLYLSGTRDGEGLLFSGLPTKAVPPALLVDLADRHDVDLSLPPGAPDTRNALVFRTEELQAPVEIDGLFQANLQVVTNKCDFDLEVGFYEEKPDGRYLDLASYLGRASYMKDRTKRHLLRAGRTQVLSFQSQTLTARLLTPGSRIVAVVGVPKRPDVQINYGTGRAVSAESIADAGQPLRIQWLPQSYFELGVREQGAEAALVRATHPVVAVPGGMRDLGSASGPGAFRLPAEVALPHP
- a CDS encoding LytTR family transcriptional regulator DNA-binding domain-containing protein, encoding MKQRNSDLWTVLAIFGAYTVTLRLALGLDVVGALLGGLANTLPVVIFGWVVRRIVVRHLIGKPAVVQLLAHALLCAMFMLLSYWLLIVLLGFFFGAAPEGFVVRPFKSGGAAWQSLQNLTTYALIAAVSYLSAQSRTTPQPDVGEVACGSAGAGAATAGASDDAPCLEHVPEPTAPLRPQEPEARVDAALSRYFVKIGDELRPLDIESVVSIGGAGDYAEVTTLTAKHLVRVTLAEFANSLDPTRYVRVHRSWIVNTDRIARLEPAGGGRLLLHLETGQTISTSREGASLLRSRVL